The Hymenobacter sp. DG25A nucleotide sequence AATTGAGCCCAAAGCCTACGTAGGGCCGAGCGAGGAAAGCGCAATGTCATTGGCGGCTGAGCCCGTGGTGGCTATGATGACGAAAGTGGACCTGGAAAAGCTCATCAAGCAAACCGAAAAGCAGATGGAAGCCGCCGCCAAAGAGCTGGACTTCCTGCAGGCCGCCAAGTACCGCGACGAGCTGGCCGCCTTAAAGCAGATGCTGAAGATGAAGCGGGATTAACCCAGCCTCCGTTCTAATACGAACCGCCCATGGCCGCTAATAAAAAGTGGTTATGGGCGTTTTTGTTAAGACTCCGGATTCGGCTTAGGTGGTTTATCGTGCTGCTTAATCACGCTGATGTGGCCGTTGCGCTCCAATACTACTTTGCGCACGTGCTCTGATTCTTCCAGGCCGCCACTGTCGCGCAGGCCTTCCATCAGGTCGTTTCGGGTGATGTTGGTGCGGCGCAGGTTGTGGGTTTTCAACTCCCCGTTTTCGACCAGCACCCGCGCTTTCCCTTTTATGATGAGCCCTACAAAATCAGAATAGTAGGCGGCAATGGCCAGCAGCCGGTGCAGCACCACGAATACCGTAGCTGCTATTATGGTGGGCCAGAACGGAGAGGCGGCCACAATAGCCCGGGCAAGCACGGCCCCCAGAATAATCTTCAGTACCATATCAAAAGCGCTACCACTGCTAAAAGCGCGCGTGCCGGCCAGCCGGAGCTGTGCCAATGCTACAAAAAAGATAACCACCGCGCGTATAGACATTTGCAGCGCCGTGATATCATCAGCATGTACGTGTAAGCCTAATAGCTCATTTAGCTCTTCCATCAGGCACCGGAAAGAAAAATCAGACAGGATGCGGCCTCCGGCAGGGCGGGCTATAGCCTGTGCTGGTAGGGTCGGGTATGCTTGTATACCCGGAAGCCAGCGTTGGAGTTGCTACCCGCTGCGCCTGTTGCCAGGACTGGCGGTTCTGGCTTATTAATGCTCTTAAGTCCGCTCACTTAACTAGCCTGCTCAGAGGCCGGGGCCGGGTTAAGCTCTTGGCCCGAGAGCAGAAACTCCCGCAGCCGGTTGATATGCAGCTTTATCTCCTTGATGCGTTCTTCCTGGCGCAGGCTCAGTTCGCCCTGGCTCCGGCCGGCCATGCTCATGAGCAGGTTTTTGCGCTCCTCCATCATGCGCATGGCCACCCACAGGGTTTCTTCCAGGCCTTGCTGGCTGCTTTCCAGCAGGGCTTCGGCGGCAAAGGCGTGGCCCGTATGGCAC carries:
- a CDS encoding DUF421 domain-containing protein, which encodes MEELNELLGLHVHADDITALQMSIRAVVIFFVALAQLRLAGTRAFSSGSAFDMVLKIILGAVLARAIVAASPFWPTIIAATVFVVLHRLLAIAAYYSDFVGLIIKGKARVLVENGELKTHNLRRTNITRNDLMEGLRDSGGLEESEHVRKVVLERNGHISVIKQHDKPPKPNPES